A window of the Glaciimonas sp. CA11.2 genome harbors these coding sequences:
- the ruvX gene encoding Holliday junction resolvase RuvX: METILGFDFGLKRVGVAVGNTMMKQAQPLSIISAISNDGKFEEIAVLMREWQPARCIVGLPLHPDGADHEMTVRCRRFANQLHGRYGVAIVLVDERYSSAVIAHQRGELIDDRAAAIILQQYFDELSE, translated from the coding sequence GTGGAAACGATCCTGGGCTTTGATTTTGGTCTTAAACGCGTTGGCGTAGCAGTTGGTAATACCATGATGAAGCAGGCGCAACCGTTATCCATCATCAGCGCTATCAGCAACGATGGCAAGTTTGAAGAAATAGCTGTTTTAATGCGCGAGTGGCAACCGGCCCGTTGCATTGTCGGATTGCCTTTGCACCCAGACGGCGCAGATCATGAGATGACTGTGCGCTGCCGCCGGTTTGCCAACCAGTTACACGGGCGCTATGGCGTCGCCATCGTACTAGTCGACGAGCGTTATTCGTCGGCCGTGATTGCGCACCAGCGCGGCGAGTTGATTGACGATCGCGCAGCGGCGATCATCTTGCAACAATACTTTGATGAGTTGAGTGAATGA
- a CDS encoding YqgE/AlgH family protein gives MPTMQDPVFGGSVVYLCEHNANGALGVVINKPTDMTMDVLFDRIELTLEIAPQHTHAVAYSDSISKFGDSMSTCPVMFGGPVQVERGFVLHSPLNTYSSTLKVTDQIAMTTSKDVLEAVAHGNGPAQILVSLGCSGWEAGQLEEEIARNGWLTVAADPTIIFDLPIEQRFLAALKLLGIDPHMLTGESGRA, from the coding sequence ATGCCCACGATGCAAGATCCCGTGTTTGGCGGCAGTGTCGTCTACCTGTGCGAGCATAACGCCAACGGCGCACTTGGGGTGGTGATTAACAAGCCCACCGATATGACAATGGACGTATTGTTTGACCGAATCGAACTGACGCTCGAAATCGCGCCGCAGCATACGCATGCCGTTGCGTACTCCGATAGCATTAGCAAGTTTGGCGACAGCATGTCTACTTGCCCAGTCATGTTTGGCGGTCCGGTACAAGTTGAGCGTGGCTTTGTGCTGCACTCTCCGCTCAATACCTATTCTTCGACGCTCAAAGTCACCGATCAGATTGCGATGACGACCTCCAAAGACGTACTGGAAGCGGTTGCGCATGGCAACGGTCCTGCACAAATCCTGGTCAGCCTGGGTTGCTCTGGTTGGGAAGCTGGCCAACTTGAAGAGGAAATTGCGCGCAATGGCTGGCTGACCGTCGCGGCAGATCCTACTATTATTTTTGATTTACCGATTGAACAGCGGTTTTTGGCAGCCCTGAAACTACTTGGTATCGATCCTCATATGCTGACAGGGGAATCTGGCCGTGCTTGA
- a CDS encoding aspartate carbamoyltransferase catalytic subunit yields MLNPQLNKNGELQHLLTIEGLPTSVVTHILDTASSFVGISDRDVKKVPLMRGKSVFNLFFENSTRTRTTFEIASKRLSADVINLNISASSASKGESLLDTIDNLAAMHADMFVVRHSQSGAPYLIAKHLTDTKQSHVHVVNAGDGRHAHPTQGLLDMYTIRHYKKDFTNLTVAIVGDILHSRVARSDIHGLTTLGVPEVRAIGPRTLLPSGLEQMGVRVFTDMNEGLKGVDVIIMLRLQNERMTGALLPSAQEFFKSYGLTPERLALAKPDAIVMHPGPMNRGVEIDSAVADGAQAVILPQVTFGIAVRMAVMSILAGN; encoded by the coding sequence ATGCTTAATCCCCAACTGAATAAAAACGGCGAACTACAACATTTGCTGACCATCGAAGGACTGCCGACCTCAGTCGTTACGCACATTCTCGACACTGCATCATCGTTTGTGGGTATCAGCGACCGCGACGTTAAAAAAGTACCGTTAATGCGCGGCAAAAGCGTATTCAATCTATTCTTCGAAAACTCCACCCGTACGCGTACCACTTTTGAAATTGCATCGAAGCGCTTATCGGCAGATGTGATCAACCTGAACATTTCTGCCTCCAGCGCAAGCAAGGGCGAGTCATTGTTGGATACCATCGACAATCTGGCCGCCATGCACGCCGACATGTTCGTGGTACGCCATTCGCAATCGGGCGCGCCTTATCTGATCGCTAAACATCTGACGGATACTAAACAGTCCCACGTACACGTTGTCAATGCCGGTGACGGACGTCATGCGCACCCGACACAGGGCTTGCTCGACATGTACACGATTCGTCATTATAAAAAAGATTTTACCAATCTGACCGTTGCGATCGTTGGCGATATTTTGCATAGCCGCGTCGCGCGTTCCGACATTCATGGGTTGACAACATTGGGCGTGCCGGAAGTGCGCGCAATCGGCCCGCGCACGCTATTGCCGAGTGGCTTGGAGCAAATGGGCGTGCGGGTTTTCACCGATATGAATGAAGGTTTGAAAGGCGTCGATGTCATCATTATGTTACGCCTTCAAAACGAGCGTATGACCGGAGCGCTGTTGCCGTCGGCGCAGGAATTTTTCAAGAGCTACGGCCTCACGCCAGAGCGCCTGGCGCTGGCAAAACCGGACGCCATTGTGATGCACCCTGGGCCAATGAACCGTGGTGTCGAAATTGATTCTGCCGTGGCTGATGGCGCGCAAGCGGTGATTTTGCCACAAGTGACTTTTGGGATTGCAGTAAGGATGGCGGTGATGAGCATTTTGGCAGGAAATTAA
- a CDS encoding Hpt domain-containing protein, translating to MSTDFHGPATVSQIQPMQPMQLDTGPLSWVMSEIRVALGQSLQALQYSLAVSDDLSATDVVETPVVGGVVPPYDQTTALQYAKTYLHQAHGALQMVDIDGVTVITDAVENLLEYAQTEQCIGRTALTVENVQSIQSAYQALIEYLEELLAGAMHQPVKLFPYYKALLEIRGADRIHPADLFFPDLTTRPQFDMIESSTSFGASPLLGQLSDQVIDQSVDYSPLRKRFEMALLPFLKSADSTVECTNAAIMQAVIADISLVQKNHQVRAFWWVLQGFADGVANAQIANELFVKQLFARINLQLRRLSQGSSSISERLLRDALFFISRIDAPSALNAQIRSTYRLDGLVPSDFSLHRYGQVDLAALRAAKEHLTRAKQMWDCLAAGEPDLHQEFEQEMLGLSAVGSKLNAPSLAKLLRELSGIARHATLARQGDPIGLEIATSLLFIEYSLSCINRLPVNFSESADAMTAHLLSVMSDEPPAEPMPWLDDIYRDAQQKKIVKVLVGEMLVSLRHVEKLLDEYFVMPTKREVLTQIDYVLHQIEGALAIQEKSEAAAVVAHTRVALQQLFDAGEDVAEPAQEEFERIAQNIGALSFYLEAVQHQADKSDFTDAFGSQTIRLSFDPQRSVFRVNLLERHTAVHLPQSGAMPHSVASISTITISPIETSFEKLEQTDVFTEKSGDSSQSISSSFLEALPSLSFLDVPTVEVELLQHQTQSVELARSLAANPENAALHGQLKDALVQLRVDAALSDDHAAVERAQAAIKILNDQYFPASQQSLTEIIAVIVPHHNVENFPEMDLDAPSQISEEEADAELLDIFLSEAEEVLDTVQQTIPLARSAPVTQEYLIVLRRAFHTLKGSSRMIGMNAFGDASWGVEQVLNLWLTEARSGTPDLYALLDHAVVFLDDWVKEVYADGGSTRTSQILIEYAQQVRDGKTFLLVESATTPIKSGNAVFRDIDLSLSSGLENIALTDNAETVPFSFDSFNTESETHEATYQSRQVEPIDQSKLSRGTVSSIHSDFHDSGAEIFSFPGLPETRQDDSIKKIGELSISLPLYNIYLSETDQLVRLLAHDFSEWRHEPERPVAVQSIYAAHSLAGSSATVGFKPLHNVAHALEMVLQRMALQPSLVREQEFDIIELTITRAKWMLQQFAQSEMPYYEPALVSALEALRHGPQVQIDDLADETIIQPDVYSEYQRLHSSESAAIVRPHQQSPMINRRPPISAPLQAIDAEPDVDPSLILRDEIDVDLLPVFLEEGRDILPQIESALRSWQSAALHGDDGNSDRNSGIHSHALTAIPVETVQAILRHLHTIKGSARMAGAMVLGQHMHEMESHIEATLHSPTPSPHVIDELLAHYDHGVQMFEDLQRPSPISSAQQAPQQTLQQATTQAISGSVLDDAKAFNPTDVMSTSVGATNLTSANAVHGSAPAPWLATVPGVAAGTQVRVNADVLDRLVNQAGEVSIARSRMESGVGSLQQSLVELTENVDRLRNQLREIEMQAETQISSRMTLAGEREFDPLEFDRFTRLQELTRMMAESVNDVSSLQKSLTKTVESTNADLIMQARLTRDLQQDLMHVRMVQFASVAERLYRLTRQVSKEIDKRVNLDIRGSTVEIDRSVLEKMVGPFEHLLRNAIVHGIESREGRRAAGKNDVGQLKIEIRQNGNEILIQLSDDGQGLQLGHIRDKAEALGLLDSGQQLSDGELNDFIFRSGFSTVTEVTKLAGRGIGMDVVRSEAAALGGRVAVSSEAGKGTHFTIHLPLTLAVTQVVIFSTGSNTYAVPSALVEQVQHLKATALASAYNDGTVLWQDQYVPLHYLSALLGEHQVTPITQQYSPIILLRSGNDRVAIHVDAIIGNREVVVKNIGPQLSRMIGIVGATVLGSGDIVLILNPVPVALRLAQQLRSPLKVKSNESNMAEISQYVNEELVNPGQVIGAVASIVAPNQPAVPVQGLRTQKIVMVVDDSLTVRRVTQRLLSREGYQVVLAKDGIDALQQLQAVTPDVMLVDIEMPHMDGFDLTRNIRNDDRTRHIPIIMITSRTAAKHRTYAMELGVNEYFGKPFQEDALLAAISAFVKKEIAIM from the coding sequence ATGAGCACAGATTTTCACGGGCCCGCTACAGTGTCACAAATACAGCCAATGCAACCAATGCAATTAGATACCGGCCCGTTGTCTTGGGTGATGAGCGAAATTCGCGTAGCACTTGGACAATCACTCCAGGCTTTACAGTACTCATTGGCGGTAAGTGATGACCTTTCGGCAACCGACGTTGTTGAGACACCAGTTGTGGGTGGCGTTGTGCCCCCGTACGATCAAACTACTGCGCTGCAATATGCCAAGACATATTTGCATCAGGCGCACGGTGCGTTGCAAATGGTGGATATAGACGGTGTCACAGTGATTACTGACGCCGTTGAAAATCTACTTGAATATGCGCAAACTGAGCAATGTATTGGTCGGACAGCGCTAACCGTTGAAAACGTGCAGAGTATTCAATCTGCTTATCAGGCATTGATCGAATATCTGGAAGAACTATTGGCTGGGGCGATGCACCAGCCTGTGAAATTGTTCCCCTATTACAAAGCACTACTAGAAATTCGCGGCGCTGATCGGATTCATCCTGCAGACTTGTTTTTCCCTGATTTGACGACTCGTCCGCAGTTCGACATGATCGAGAGTTCTACCAGCTTCGGAGCGAGCCCGTTGCTTGGACAATTGAGCGATCAGGTGATCGACCAGTCGGTCGACTACAGCCCATTGCGCAAACGTTTTGAAATGGCCCTCTTGCCATTTTTAAAAAGTGCCGATAGCACCGTTGAGTGTACCAATGCGGCGATTATGCAGGCTGTTATTGCTGATATTTCTCTTGTGCAAAAAAATCATCAGGTAAGGGCTTTCTGGTGGGTATTGCAAGGGTTTGCCGATGGCGTGGCGAATGCGCAAATTGCAAACGAGTTGTTCGTTAAGCAGTTATTTGCCCGCATCAATTTACAGCTACGTCGTTTAAGTCAGGGCTCATCAAGTATCTCGGAACGTCTTTTACGCGATGCATTATTTTTTATCTCCAGAATAGATGCTCCATCAGCACTAAACGCACAGATTCGTAGCACTTATCGGCTGGATGGACTCGTTCCATCGGATTTTTCTTTGCATCGGTATGGTCAGGTTGATTTGGCAGCTTTGCGTGCGGCCAAAGAACATTTAACGCGGGCTAAACAAATGTGGGATTGTCTCGCCGCTGGTGAGCCCGATCTTCACCAGGAGTTTGAGCAAGAAATGCTTGGGTTGAGCGCTGTTGGCAGTAAGTTAAACGCGCCATCTCTCGCTAAGTTATTGCGAGAGTTAAGCGGTATTGCGCGTCATGCCACCTTGGCCAGACAGGGTGATCCAATCGGTTTGGAGATAGCGACGAGTTTACTATTTATCGAATACTCCCTTAGCTGTATTAACCGTTTGCCGGTGAATTTTTCGGAAAGTGCCGATGCCATGACGGCACACTTATTATCAGTGATGTCAGATGAGCCACCCGCTGAACCGATGCCTTGGTTGGATGATATCTATCGGGACGCGCAACAAAAAAAAATAGTCAAGGTGCTAGTTGGCGAGATGCTAGTTAGCTTGCGCCATGTCGAAAAGTTACTCGACGAATATTTTGTAATGCCAACCAAGCGCGAAGTATTAACTCAGATCGACTATGTCTTACATCAGATCGAAGGGGCGCTTGCTATACAAGAGAAGTCAGAGGCGGCAGCCGTGGTTGCGCATACGCGCGTCGCACTTCAACAGCTTTTTGACGCGGGAGAGGATGTGGCTGAGCCAGCACAGGAGGAGTTTGAGCGCATTGCACAAAACATCGGCGCGCTCAGTTTCTATCTTGAGGCAGTGCAGCACCAAGCCGATAAGTCTGACTTCACGGATGCCTTCGGTTCGCAAACTATACGCTTAAGTTTCGATCCGCAACGCAGTGTATTTCGCGTGAATTTATTAGAGCGCCACACTGCGGTGCACTTGCCACAGAGTGGAGCGATGCCGCATTCAGTTGCCTCGATCTCCACCATTACAATATCGCCTATAGAAACCTCGTTTGAGAAATTAGAACAGACCGATGTTTTTACGGAAAAATCTGGCGACAGCAGTCAGTCAATATCGTCGTCATTCTTGGAAGCGCTACCATCGTTGTCTTTTCTTGATGTGCCGACTGTAGAAGTCGAGTTGTTGCAACATCAGACCCAATCTGTAGAGTTGGCGCGGTCACTGGCGGCAAACCCAGAGAATGCCGCTCTGCACGGGCAGCTAAAAGACGCGTTAGTGCAATTGCGGGTCGACGCAGCCCTAAGTGACGATCATGCGGCTGTCGAACGAGCTCAAGCTGCGATTAAGATTCTCAACGACCAATATTTTCCCGCATCACAGCAGTCGCTTACTGAGATTATTGCTGTGATTGTGCCACATCATAATGTCGAAAATTTTCCAGAAATGGATTTGGATGCGCCGTCTCAGATCAGTGAAGAAGAGGCCGACGCCGAGCTTCTCGATATTTTTCTATCAGAAGCAGAGGAAGTGCTGGATACCGTTCAGCAGACTATTCCGCTAGCACGCTCAGCACCTGTTACGCAAGAATACCTCATCGTATTGCGGCGGGCTTTTCACACATTAAAGGGCAGCAGCCGGATGATTGGCATGAATGCATTTGGGGATGCATCGTGGGGTGTTGAGCAAGTGCTGAATTTATGGCTCACCGAAGCAAGATCCGGTACGCCCGATTTATATGCGTTGCTTGACCATGCGGTAGTCTTCCTCGACGACTGGGTAAAAGAAGTTTACGCAGATGGAGGCTCAACCCGTACCTCACAAATACTCATCGAATATGCACAACAAGTACGCGATGGAAAAACATTTTTGTTGGTCGAGTCGGCTACGACGCCAATTAAATCAGGCAACGCGGTATTCCGAGACATTGATTTATCACTTTCGTCGGGTCTGGAGAATATTGCTTTAACTGATAATGCAGAGACGGTACCCTTTTCTTTTGATAGCTTTAATACTGAATCAGAAACACACGAGGCAACATATCAGTCGAGACAGGTTGAACCGATTGACCAGAGCAAACTCTCCCGCGGAACCGTGTCGAGTATTCATTCCGATTTTCACGATTCCGGAGCAGAGATCTTTAGTTTTCCGGGTTTGCCCGAGACGCGACAAGATGACAGCATTAAAAAAATTGGCGAGTTGTCGATCAGTCTTCCACTGTATAACATTTACTTGTCGGAGACGGACCAGTTGGTGCGCCTGTTAGCGCACGACTTTTCTGAATGGCGTCACGAACCAGAACGGCCAGTGGCTGTGCAATCCATCTACGCCGCGCATTCGTTGGCGGGAAGCTCTGCGACCGTTGGCTTTAAACCATTACATAACGTTGCGCATGCGCTAGAAATGGTTTTGCAGAGGATGGCCTTGCAGCCAAGCCTCGTGCGCGAGCAAGAATTCGACATTATTGAATTGACGATCACGCGTGCCAAATGGATGTTGCAGCAATTTGCACAAAGCGAAATGCCGTATTACGAACCTGCCTTGGTAAGCGCGCTTGAGGCTTTACGTCATGGGCCGCAAGTGCAGATTGACGATCTCGCTGATGAGACGATTATTCAACCGGATGTTTATTCCGAGTATCAGCGACTTCACTCTTCAGAAAGCGCAGCTATCGTCAGGCCACATCAACAATCGCCAATGATTAACCGACGACCGCCCATATCTGCGCCGTTACAGGCGATCGATGCCGAGCCCGACGTTGATCCCTCTTTGATTTTACGTGACGAGATTGATGTTGATTTGCTGCCTGTATTTTTGGAAGAAGGGCGCGATATTCTTCCGCAAATAGAAAGTGCATTACGAAGTTGGCAGAGTGCTGCTCTGCATGGCGACGATGGAAATTCTGATCGTAATAGCGGCATTCATAGCCACGCTCTCACTGCCATTCCGGTAGAAACCGTGCAAGCTATTTTGCGGCACTTGCACACCATTAAAGGCAGCGCCCGCATGGCAGGCGCGATGGTGCTCGGTCAGCACATGCACGAGATGGAAAGTCATATTGAGGCAACGTTACACAGCCCCACCCCATCGCCGCATGTGATCGATGAATTACTGGCGCACTATGATCACGGCGTCCAGATGTTCGAAGACTTGCAACGTCCAAGCCCAATTTCTTCTGCTCAACAAGCTCCCCAACAAACTCTACAACAAGCGACAACACAGGCGATAAGTGGAAGTGTATTGGACGACGCGAAGGCATTCAATCCGACGGATGTGATGTCAACGTCGGTTGGTGCCACGAACCTAACGTCGGCGAATGCTGTTCACGGTAGCGCACCAGCGCCATGGCTAGCAACGGTTCCTGGCGTTGCCGCAGGGACGCAGGTGCGCGTCAATGCCGACGTGTTAGACCGCTTGGTGAATCAGGCTGGTGAAGTGTCGATTGCCCGCTCTCGGATGGAATCTGGCGTGGGTTCGCTCCAACAATCCTTGGTGGAGTTGACCGAAAATGTCGACCGCTTGCGCAATCAGTTACGTGAAATTGAAATGCAAGCAGAAACGCAGATCTCGTCGCGGATGACATTGGCAGGTGAGCGCGAATTTGATCCGCTCGAGTTTGATCGCTTTACGCGTCTGCAAGAATTAACCAGGATGATGGCCGAGAGCGTCAATGATGTGTCGTCTCTACAAAAAAGCCTGACCAAGACGGTAGAAAGCACTAATGCAGACCTTATTATGCAGGCACGTCTGACGCGTGATTTGCAACAAGATTTGATGCATGTGCGGATGGTGCAGTTTGCCAGTGTCGCCGAGCGATTATATCGATTGACGCGCCAGGTATCGAAAGAAATCGACAAACGTGTGAATTTGGATATTCGCGGTAGCACGGTGGAAATTGATCGTAGCGTTCTAGAAAAAATGGTCGGACCTTTTGAGCATTTGCTGCGTAATGCGATCGTTCACGGCATTGAATCACGTGAAGGTCGTCGCGCCGCCGGTAAGAACGATGTTGGCCAATTGAAAATTGAAATTCGTCAGAATGGTAACGAGATATTGATTCAGCTGTCTGATGACGGCCAAGGTTTGCAATTAGGCCACATCCGCGACAAGGCTGAGGCACTTGGCTTGTTGGACAGCGGGCAGCAACTCTCTGACGGTGAGTTAAATGATTTTATTTTCCGGTCAGGATTTTCTACCGTTACTGAAGTGACTAAACTTGCAGGTCGTGGAATTGGTATGGATGTTGTGCGCTCTGAAGCCGCAGCGCTCGGTGGCCGTGTTGCAGTCTCCAGTGAAGCCGGCAAGGGAACGCATTTTACGATTCATTTACCGCTTACGCTTGCTGTGACGCAAGTAGTCATTTTTTCGACCGGCAGCAATACTTATGCAGTACCGTCGGCCTTGGTAGAGCAAGTGCAACACTTGAAAGCAACAGCGTTGGCGAGTGCCTACAATGACGGCACAGTATTGTGGCAGGACCAATACGTTCCGCTACATTACTTGTCGGCGTTGTTGGGGGAGCATCAGGTGACGCCGATAACCCAGCAATACTCGCCAATTATTCTTTTGCGCAGCGGTAACGATCGGGTGGCAATCCACGTGGACGCTATCATTGGTAACCGAGAAGTGGTCGTCAAAAATATCGGTCCGCAATTGTCGCGCATGATCGGTATCGTCGGTGCGACGGTTCTCGGGTCAGGTGACATTGTATTAATTTTGAACCCTGTGCCAGTGGCGTTGCGGTTGGCCCAGCAATTGCGCTCACCGCTTAAAGTAAAAAGTAACGAGTCAAATATGGCGGAGATTAGCCAATACGTTAATGAAGAGTTAGTCAATCCTGGTCAGGTGATTGGTGCGGTCGCCAGCATCGTCGCACCCAATCAACCGGCCGTACCTGTGCAGGGTCTCCGAACGCAAAAAATTGTTATGGTAGTCGACGATTCGCTAACCGTACGTCGCGTCACGCAGCGCTTGTTATCGCGCGAAGGGTATCAGGTGGTATTAGCAAAAGACGGTATCGATGCCCTGCAACAATTACAGGCAGTCACGCCCGACGTCATGCTCGTAGATATTGAAATGCCACATATGGATGGCTTTGATCTGACACGTAACATCCGCAACGATGATCGGACTCGCCATATTCCCATCATCATGATTACGTCGCGCACAGCCGCAAAACATCGAACTTACGCAATGGAATTAGGTGTCAATGAATACTTCGGAAAACCATTTCAGGAGGACGCGTTGTTGGCTGCGATTAGTGCATTTGTAAAAAAAGAAATAGCAATAATGTGA
- the pyrR gene encoding bifunctional pyr operon transcriptional regulator/uracil phosphoribosyltransferase PyrR — translation MTITHSPDSSYDAEALYRILEAQVIAGLANADKIAVVGIYSGGAWLAERLVAALNLSDKDRLGFIDVSFYRDDFAEKGLRADIKPTHISFDVNGATILLVDDVLYTGRTTRAAINELFDYGRPAKIMLAALIDRGGRELPISADFVAETITLLAGESLELHRAENGELSLTVHHNA, via the coding sequence ATGACAATAACTCACTCACCAGATTCATCCTATGATGCTGAAGCGTTATATCGGATATTGGAAGCGCAGGTAATCGCCGGTTTAGCCAACGCCGATAAAATTGCGGTGGTCGGCATCTATTCCGGCGGTGCGTGGCTTGCTGAACGGTTGGTGGCCGCATTGAACCTGTCTGACAAAGATCGCCTGGGGTTTATCGATGTCTCCTTTTATCGTGATGATTTTGCCGAAAAAGGGCTGCGTGCCGACATCAAGCCGACCCATATTTCGTTCGACGTCAACGGTGCTACCATTTTGCTGGTGGACGACGTGCTTTACACAGGCCGCACTACGCGAGCAGCCATCAATGAATTATTTGACTACGGTCGTCCGGCAAAAATCATGCTGGCGGCATTGATTGATCGCGGTGGGCGTGAATTACCGATTTCGGCTGATTTTGTGGCCGAAACTATCACGTTGCTGGCTGGCGAATCATTAGAACTTCATCGCGCCGAAAATGGCGAACTCTCTTTGACTGTGCATCACAATGCTTAA
- a CDS encoding deoxyribodipyrimidine photo-lyase yields MPQFDKSLVWFRRDLRVFDNAALHHALKNSRAVFCVFVFDTDILQPLREAGLTADRRVEFIHASIMALDTALRKLGGGLIVRHGSALPEISSLASELDVNAVFTNRDYEPQAVTRDNAVKATLAKNGCIWHSYKDQVIFETDEILSLSAKPFSVFTPYKNAWMKRLAAADGEFFLKPYPISSYASRLATIPPENAVPIPSLSELGFTQTNLSELKIPTGIAGAEELLEDFMPRIGGYDTTRNFPAVKGPSYLSVHLRFGTISIRTLARNAYQAMRQGIEGSGASVWLSELVWRDFYFMILHHHPHVAQRAFKPDYDAIQWETGAPAEAAFQAWCDGRTGYPLVDAAMLQINQTGYMHNRLRMVVASFLIKDLGIDWRWGEAYFAAQLNDFDLSANNGGWQWAASSGCDAQPYFRIFNPITQSEKFDSEGKFIRRYLPQLAKLSNKAIHAPWLADADTLADAGIKLGVDYPRPLIQHDEARKQTLARYAVVKKVTEE; encoded by the coding sequence ATGCCCCAATTTGACAAGTCCCTAGTCTGGTTTCGTCGCGATTTGCGCGTATTCGACAATGCCGCGTTGCATCATGCATTAAAGAATAGTCGCGCCGTCTTTTGTGTATTTGTATTTGACACCGATATTCTGCAACCGCTACGCGAGGCAGGGCTGACCGCCGACCGCCGGGTTGAATTTATTCATGCCAGTATCATGGCTTTAGACACAGCGTTACGAAAATTGGGTGGTGGTTTGATCGTCCGACATGGCTCGGCATTGCCAGAAATTTCGTCTTTAGCAAGCGAACTTGACGTCAACGCAGTATTCACCAATCGTGATTATGAGCCACAGGCGGTTACGCGCGACAACGCAGTTAAAGCCACTTTGGCCAAAAATGGTTGCATCTGGCACAGTTACAAAGATCAGGTGATTTTTGAAACCGATGAAATATTGTCGCTCTCCGCCAAACCTTTTTCGGTATTTACACCGTACAAAAATGCATGGATGAAACGACTTGCCGCGGCGGACGGTGAGTTCTTCCTCAAGCCCTATCCGATTTCGTCCTATGCATCCCGATTGGCAACCATACCGCCAGAGAATGCAGTACCGATCCCTTCGTTGTCAGAATTGGGCTTTACTCAGACCAATTTAAGTGAGCTGAAAATTCCTACCGGCATCGCCGGCGCAGAAGAATTGCTCGAAGACTTCATGCCGCGCATTGGCGGATATGACACGACGCGCAACTTTCCGGCTGTGAAGGGGCCGTCCTATTTATCCGTCCATTTACGATTTGGGACCATTTCTATCCGCACACTGGCTCGGAATGCCTATCAGGCGATGCGACAAGGAATCGAAGGAAGCGGTGCTTCGGTATGGCTATCGGAGTTGGTGTGGCGCGACTTTTATTTTATGATCCTGCATCACCATCCGCATGTCGCCCAACGCGCCTTCAAACCGGATTACGATGCGATTCAATGGGAGACCGGCGCTCCTGCGGAGGCCGCTTTTCAGGCATGGTGCGATGGCCGCACTGGCTATCCCTTGGTTGATGCCGCCATGCTGCAAATCAATCAAACGGGTTATATGCACAACCGTCTGCGAATGGTAGTGGCGTCATTTTTAATCAAAGACCTTGGTATCGACTGGCGTTGGGGCGAGGCGTACTTTGCTGCGCAACTAAATGACTTCGATCTGTCGGCCAACAATGGCGGCTGGCAATGGGCAGCATCATCGGGCTGTGACGCCCAACCTTATTTCCGCATATTTAATCCGATTACCCAATCGGAAAAATTTGATAGTGAAGGCAAGTTTATCCGCCGCTATCTTCCCCAATTGGCCAAACTCAGCAACAAAGCCATCCATGCTCCATGGCTGGCCGACGCTGACACGCTGGCCGACGCAGGAATTAAGCTGGGCGTCGACTACCCAAGACCTTTGATCCAACATGATGAAGCACGTAAACAGACACTGGCGCGTTACGCAGTGGTCAAGAAGGTCACGGAAGAATAA